One window of Trifolium pratense cultivar HEN17-A07 linkage group LG5, ARS_RC_1.1, whole genome shotgun sequence genomic DNA carries:
- the LOC123887146 gene encoding YLP motif-containing protein 1 isoform X1, producing MDHHRQWRPNFNPIRPIQYQNNNNNLCPICFIQHFPFCPPPPPNPNIAYDSDFDRTFKKPRIQDDERRLKLIRDHGLNPNPPQFQHPHHAYVTPSLSSQPPPPPPPPHHQFPPPPPPPIYHPQQHHSEINATYHDHNFQFQPYPNHNHTNNQNLNSRELNHPYPYPNPYPNGGNNSFSDNSGQLEGSRFFTNMPPLPNSPPPPLPMDPPVNHFKTYFSPPKKPPSLFPVTSSVSHEPHHSHQLYFHNNKPHLPEFPSGFPMEEPLKQYAGDGQHFSQNRICDEKPKFIDASQLFRNPLRTSRPDHFVIILRGFPGSGKSYLAKMLRDLEVENGGDAPRIHSMDDYFMTEVEKVEDDGSKSSSSGRNKRPVIRKVMEYCYEPEMEEAYRSSMLKAFKKTVEEGVFTFIIVDDRNLRVADFAQFWATAKRSGYEVYILEATYKDPAGCAARNVHGFTLQDIEKMAEQWEEAPSLYLQLDAKSLFHGDDLKENRIQEVDMDMDDDLDDALVAAQGREADKAVDDPPVKDDDGSIKDVKRWDAEEEHPTKVRELGKSKWSEDFGEDDIDQTEGMKGNINALSGLIHQYGKERKSVHWGDKVGKTGFSIGTARKVNALSLVIGPGAGYNLKSNPLPEVESPTRNSAEPKKHSKFQERIQAERESFKAVFDGRRRRIGLNVEED from the exons ATGGATCATCATCGTCAATGGCGTCCCAATTTCAATCCCATCAGACCAATCCAAtaccaaaacaacaacaacaatctctGCCCTATTTGCTTCATCCAACATTTCCCTTTTTGCCCTCCACCACCACCTAACCCTAACATCGCTTACGATTCCGATTTCGATAGAACTTTCAAGAAACCAAGAATCCAAGACGATGAACGAAGATTGAAGCTTATTCGTGATCACGGTCTTAATCCTAATCCACCTCAATTTCAACATCCTCATCACGCTTACGTCACACCCTCACTCTCatcacaaccaccaccacctccaccgccgccacatcatcaatttccaccaccaccaccaccaccaattTATCATCCTCAACAACACCACAGTGAAATCAATGCAACTTACCACGAtcacaattttcaatttcaaccaTATCCAAATCATAATCATACTAATAATCAGAATTTGAATTCTAGAGAATTGAACCATCCTTATCCATATCCAAATCCTTACCCTAATGGTGGTAACAATAGTTTTTCGGATAATTCCGGTCAATTGGAAGGTTCTAGATTCTTCACGAACATGCCTCCTCTTCCTAATTCTCCTCCACCACCTCTACCAATGGATCCACCAGTTAATCACTTCAAAACCTACTTTTCTCCACCTAAGAAACCACCATCTCTATTTCCTGTTACTTCTTCTGTTTCTCATGAACCTCACCACTCACACCAACTTTATTTTCACAACAATAAACCTCACCTTCCTGAATTTCCCAGTGGGTTTCCTATGGAG GAACCTTTGAAACAGTACGCCGGAGATGGTCAACATTTTTCACAAAATCGAATTTGTGATGAGAAGCCGAAGTTTATTGATGCTTCCCAATTATTCCGGAATCCACTTCGAACTTCACGTcctgatcattttgtgatcaTACTTCGTGGTTTTCCAG GTAGTGGTAAGAGTTACTTGGCAAAGATGTTGCGTGATCTAGAGGTCGAAAATGGTGGTGATGCTCCACGAATTCATTCTATGGATGATTATTTTATGACTGAGGTTGAAAAG GTTGAGGATGATGGATCCAAATCTTCAAGTTCAGGAAGAAACAAGAGGCCTGTAATTAGAAAGGTCATGGAGTATTGTTATGAACCTGAAATGGAGGAG GCTTATCGGTCAAGCATGTTGAAAGCATTCAAGAAAACTGTTGAAGAGGGAGTTTTTACCTTTATTATAG TGGATGACCGCAATCTGCGGGTAGCTGATTTTGCTCAATTTTGGGCAACTGCAAAG AGATCGGGTTACGAAGTTTACATTTTAGAAGCTACTTACAAGGACCCAGCG GGTTGTGCTGCAAGGAATGTCCATGGTTTTACACTGCAGGACATAGAAAAGATGGCTGAGCAATGGGAAGAAGCTCCATCCTTGTATCTGCAGCTTGATGCGAAG TCACTATTTCATGGAGATGATCTAAAAGAAAACAGAATACAGGAG GTTGACATGGATATGGACGATGATCTTGATGATGCTTTAGTTGCAGCTCAAGGAAGAGAAGCTGACAAAGCTGTTGACGACCCTCCTGTCAAGGACGATGATG GCTCCATAAAGGATGTGAAGAGATGGGATGCCGAAGAGGAACATCCAACGAAAGTCAGAGAACTGGGTAAAAGCAAATGGtctgaagattttggtgaagaTGACATCGACCAAACGGAAGGTATGAAGGGCAATATTAATGCTCTGTCTGGGTTAATTCATCAATATGGCAAGGAACGAAAATCTGTACATTGGGGTGATAAG GTTGGCAAAACAGGATTTTCTATAGGCACTGCAAGGAAGGTAAATGCTTTGTCTTTGGTGATTGGACCTGGTGCTGGATACAACCTG AAGTCGAATCCATTACCTGAAGTGGAAAGTCCAACCCGAAATAGTGCAGAACCAAAGAAGCACAGCAAATTTCAAGAGCGAATACAGGCTGAACGTGAATCATTCAAAGCTGTCTTTGATGGGAGACGTCGACGGATTGGACTTAATGTAGAGGAGGACTGA
- the LOC123887146 gene encoding YLP motif-containing protein 1 isoform X2 translates to MDHHRQWRPNFNPIRPIQYQNNNNNLCPICFIQHFPFCPPPPPNPNIAYDSDFDRTFKKPRIQDDERRLKLIRDHGLNPNPPQFQHPHHAYVTPSLSSQPPPPPPPPHHQFPPPPPPPIYHPQQHHSEINATYHDHNFQFQPYPNHNHTNNQNLNSRELNHPYPYPNPYPNGGNNSFSDNSGQLEGSRFFTNMPPLPNSPPPPLPMDPPVNHFKTYFSPPKKPPSLFPVTSSVSHEPHHSHQLYFHNNKPHLPEFPSGFPMEEPLKQYAGDGQHFSQNRICDEKPKFIDASQLFRNPLRTSRPDHFVIILRGFPGSGKSYLAKMLRDLEVENGGDAPRIHSMDDYFMTEVEKVEDDGSKSSSSGRNKRPVIRKVMEYCYEPEMEEAYRSSMLKAFKKTVEEGVFTFIIVDDRNLRVADFAQFWATAKRSGYEVYILEATYKDPAGCAARNVHGFTLQDIEKMAEQWEEAPSLYLQLDAKSLFHGDDLKENRIQEVDMDMDDDLDDALVAAQGREADKAVDDPPVKDDDGSIKDVKRWDAEEEHPTKVRELGKSKWSEDFGEDDIDQTEGWQNRIFYRHCKEGKCFVFGDWTWCWIQPEVESIT, encoded by the exons ATGGATCATCATCGTCAATGGCGTCCCAATTTCAATCCCATCAGACCAATCCAAtaccaaaacaacaacaacaatctctGCCCTATTTGCTTCATCCAACATTTCCCTTTTTGCCCTCCACCACCACCTAACCCTAACATCGCTTACGATTCCGATTTCGATAGAACTTTCAAGAAACCAAGAATCCAAGACGATGAACGAAGATTGAAGCTTATTCGTGATCACGGTCTTAATCCTAATCCACCTCAATTTCAACATCCTCATCACGCTTACGTCACACCCTCACTCTCatcacaaccaccaccacctccaccgccgccacatcatcaatttccaccaccaccaccaccaccaattTATCATCCTCAACAACACCACAGTGAAATCAATGCAACTTACCACGAtcacaattttcaatttcaaccaTATCCAAATCATAATCATACTAATAATCAGAATTTGAATTCTAGAGAATTGAACCATCCTTATCCATATCCAAATCCTTACCCTAATGGTGGTAACAATAGTTTTTCGGATAATTCCGGTCAATTGGAAGGTTCTAGATTCTTCACGAACATGCCTCCTCTTCCTAATTCTCCTCCACCACCTCTACCAATGGATCCACCAGTTAATCACTTCAAAACCTACTTTTCTCCACCTAAGAAACCACCATCTCTATTTCCTGTTACTTCTTCTGTTTCTCATGAACCTCACCACTCACACCAACTTTATTTTCACAACAATAAACCTCACCTTCCTGAATTTCCCAGTGGGTTTCCTATGGAG GAACCTTTGAAACAGTACGCCGGAGATGGTCAACATTTTTCACAAAATCGAATTTGTGATGAGAAGCCGAAGTTTATTGATGCTTCCCAATTATTCCGGAATCCACTTCGAACTTCACGTcctgatcattttgtgatcaTACTTCGTGGTTTTCCAG GTAGTGGTAAGAGTTACTTGGCAAAGATGTTGCGTGATCTAGAGGTCGAAAATGGTGGTGATGCTCCACGAATTCATTCTATGGATGATTATTTTATGACTGAGGTTGAAAAG GTTGAGGATGATGGATCCAAATCTTCAAGTTCAGGAAGAAACAAGAGGCCTGTAATTAGAAAGGTCATGGAGTATTGTTATGAACCTGAAATGGAGGAG GCTTATCGGTCAAGCATGTTGAAAGCATTCAAGAAAACTGTTGAAGAGGGAGTTTTTACCTTTATTATAG TGGATGACCGCAATCTGCGGGTAGCTGATTTTGCTCAATTTTGGGCAACTGCAAAG AGATCGGGTTACGAAGTTTACATTTTAGAAGCTACTTACAAGGACCCAGCG GGTTGTGCTGCAAGGAATGTCCATGGTTTTACACTGCAGGACATAGAAAAGATGGCTGAGCAATGGGAAGAAGCTCCATCCTTGTATCTGCAGCTTGATGCGAAG TCACTATTTCATGGAGATGATCTAAAAGAAAACAGAATACAGGAG GTTGACATGGATATGGACGATGATCTTGATGATGCTTTAGTTGCAGCTCAAGGAAGAGAAGCTGACAAAGCTGTTGACGACCCTCCTGTCAAGGACGATGATG GCTCCATAAAGGATGTGAAGAGATGGGATGCCGAAGAGGAACATCCAACGAAAGTCAGAGAACTGGGTAAAAGCAAATGGtctgaagattttggtgaagaTGACATCGACCAAACGGAAG GTTGGCAAAACAGGATTTTCTATAGGCACTGCAAGGAAGGTAAATGCTTTGTCTTTGGTGATTGGACCTGGTGCTGGATACAACCTG AAGTCGAATCCATTACCTGA
- the LOC123884215 gene encoding inactive protein RESTRICTED TEV MOVEMENT 2-like has translation MANVRGTPRYGVIRPMARTPVVEEIVPNSGWTEDSTGHYLLVDLPEFVKEDVKLQVDSSGRIVVKGGRQASEQKRVNFHLSFPAPEDSEVDKIAGKFDGGILYVTLPKRIVQEKNKQSDTEETGIRSVERAEEHDSHKTKADSDDEGRDHNQHEGRDHNQHVGHEVHEERNLGHEEHEEERNENAHIPDFTGQVTRKWDQETMLRTAVDILSKNKGIVVTAVIAFSLGMYVSSKFQFSEAP, from the exons ATGGCCAATGTTAGAGGTACTCCAAGGTATGGAGTTATAAGACCTATGGCACGCACTCCAGTTGTTGAAGAGATTGTACCTAATTCTGGATGGACAGAGGATTCTACTGGCCATTATCTTCTAGTGGATCTTCCTG AATTTGTGAAGGAAGATGTAAAGCTTCAAGTTGATAGCAGTGGCCGAATAGTTGTCAAGGGAGGAAGGCAGGCAAGTGAGCAAAAACGCGTTAATTTTCACCTGAGTTTTCCTGCGCCAGAGGATTCTGAGGTTGATAAGATAGCCGGAAAATTTGACGGGGGGATTCTTTACGTGACTCTCCCTAAGCGAATTGTACAAGAGAAGAACAAACAAAGTGACACAGAGGAGACTGGAATTAGAAGTGTGGAAAGAGCAGAAGAACATGATAGCCATAAAACCAAAGCTGATAGTGATGATGAAGGGAGAGACCATAATCAACATGAAGGGAGAGACCATAATCAACATGTTGGTCATGAAGTACACGAAGAAAGAAATCTTGGTCATGAAGAACacgaagaagaaagaaatgaaaatgCGCACATACCGGATTTTACTGGACAAGTAACAAGAAAGTGGGATCAAGAAACCATGTTAAGAACTGCAGTGGATATTTTGAGTAAAAACAAAGGAATTGTTGTCACTGCTGTTATAGCCTTCTCCTTGGGGATGTATGTATCTagtaaatttcaattttcagaAGCACCATAA
- the LOC123887145 gene encoding pectate lyase-like, with protein sequence MEANKLRLLFFCVCYLAIFPTFEANIAHFDPYWQSRSHEAKKAAHKAYKPNPVNETANFNMQVHKAFEVSHGTRRSLLNHRKRGPCEATNPIDSCWRCDPHWEKNRKRLADCVIGFGHGTTGGKDGRFYVVTDPSDNDLVNPKPGTLRHAAIQTEPLWIIFQHHMNIKLKSELMLTDNKTIDGRGVNVHISGGAQITMQYVKNIIIHGLHVHDTKPCSGGLIRDSLSHFGQRSMSDGDGISMFGVSHVWLDHISLWNCSDGLIDAVAGSTAITISNCHMTHHNDVINITSTHYFVMLFGASDSFPGDQISQITVAFNHFGKGLIQRMPRCRWGFFHIVNNDYTHWLMYAIGGSTHPTILSQGNRFIAPPNPNAKEVTKRDYAPESVWKKWSWRSENDLLMNGAFFVQSGTKAANFPKSDIKAKPGSYAAALTRNAGFLKCEVNKPC encoded by the exons ATGGAAGCTAACAAACTTAGATTGCTCTTTTTTTGTGTATGTTATCTTGCTATTTTCCCTACGTTCGAGGCTAACATAGCTCACTTCGACCCTTACTGGCAAAGTCGATCACATGAAGCTAAAAAGGCGGCACACAAGGCTTACAAGCCAAATCCTGTGAATGAAACTGCTAATTTCAATATGCAAGTCCACAA GGCTTTTGAAGTTTCCCATGGCACAAGGAGGAGTTTATTAAATCACAGAAAAAGGGGTCCGTGCGAAGCAACAAATCCCATCGATAGTTGTTGGAGATGCGATCCACATTGGGAAAAGAACCGCAAAAGGCTAGCAGATTGTGTTATTGGTTTTGGTCACGGCACAACAGGAGGCAAAGATGGCAGATTTTATGTTGTCACTGATCCATCTGACAATGATCTTGTCAACCCAAAACCGGGGACTTTGCGACATGCAGCCATTCAAACCGAGCCATTATGGATCATTTTTCAACATCATATGAATATTAAACTGAAGTCAGAGCTTATGCTGACCGATAATAAGACCATAGATGGACGCGGTGTAAACGTTCATATTAGTGGTGGTGCTCAAATAACAATGCAATATGTGAAAAACATTATCATTCACGGGTTACACGTTCATGATACTAAACCATGCAGTGGTGGCCTCATCAGAGACTCGTTGAGTCACTTTGGACAACGTTCGATGAGTGATGGTGATGGAATTTCAATGTTTGGAGTTTCTCATGTTTGGCTAGATCATATTTCATTGTGGAACTGTTCTGATGGTTTGATTGATGCCGTAGCAGGATCAACAGCTATTACCATTTCCAACTGCCATATGACACATCATAACGACGTAATTAACATCACATCTACTCACTATTTT GTTATGTTATTTGGAGCAAGTGATTCATTCCCAGGAGATCAAATTTCGCAAATAACTGTGGCTTTCAACCATTTTGGGAAAGGATTGATACAGAGGATGCCAAGATGCAGATGGGGTTTCTTTCATATTGTTAACAATGACTACACTCATTGGCTTATGTATGCCATTGGTGGTAGCACACATCCCACCATACTCAGCCAGGGTAACCGGTTTATCGCTCCTCCAAACCCAAATGCAAAAGAG GTGACAAAGAGAGATTATGCACCTGAAAGTGTGTGGAAGAAATGGAGTTGGAGATCAGAGAATGACTTGCTGATGAATGGAGCCTTCTTTGTTCAGTCCGGAACTAAGGCTGCAAATTTTCCTAAGTCAGACATCAAGGCAAAGCCTGGGAGTTATGCTGCAGCTCTTACTCGCAATGCCGGTTTTCTAAAATGTGAAGTAAACAAGCCATGTTAA
- the LOC123887147 gene encoding heat shock 70 kDa protein 8-like, whose protein sequence is MTEPASNVASCSGTSMEKSSSPPSEIAIGIDIGTSPCCVSVWNGSHVLVWDINEMMERLCINSNDHGFSTEAALPDENVDTMSNMKSFFSMIFGEGTNFPFLMHTVDIKVRPFVAPFVKKLWKSTTAVEILGKFMMELKSLVETRLKGPISNVVFTVPVSFSQLQINRIHRACAMADLKVTKLMPQPTAVALWYVYHQVQPLASSHQDMDNESEKVALIFNMDAGYCDVAVIATEKRKIRIKALTGSTIGGEDLLGNMMFYHFHDSENIFTRDVRSETDIISMASLRCGMQDLITDLSSEESVRVDLNSVDGMEIHRYVTRKEFEDVNKEVFEKCESLIIKCMKDAKIKAENINDVIIVGGCCNIPKVQNLVKEICKVSELYTGIDPLHAVLSGAAFAGAPKHPSDSLDLFTSQFTLFTVRVQSGSHGFVPIIPRNTSVPTWRDIVFRTIQDNQTQALILVYEGDDILGHIVAHGIPEAPRGVPKVKISIAIDHTNRFTVNGSVEMPGSEPSAISVHGIWMAETNDGHVGWCDELLIRTYGHTFGYPLQ, encoded by the coding sequence ATGACAGAACCTGCCTCTAATGTGGCATCTTGCAGTGGAACCTCCATGGAGAAGTCGTCGTCTCCGCCTTCTGAAATAGCAATTGGAATTGACATTGGTACATCACCATGCTGTGTTTCTGTGTGGAATGGTTCCCATGTGCTGGTTTGGGATATAAATGAGATGATGGAGAGATTATGCATAAATTCCAATGATCATGGCTTTTCTACTGAAGCCGCACTCCCCGATGAGAATGTGGATACAATGTCCAACATGAAATCCTTTTTTAGCATGATTTTCGGTGAAGGTACTAATTTCCCATTTCTGATGCACACCGTGGACATTAAGGTTCGCCCTTTTGTGGCTCCATTTGTGAAAAAACTATGGAAATCCACCACTGCAGTAGAAATCCTTGGAAAATTTATGATGGAACTAAAATCATTGGTTGAAACTCGTCTGAAAGGACCTATAAGCAATGTAGTGTTTACAGTTCCAGTTTCATTCAGTCAATTGCAGATAAACCGGATTCATCGCGCTTGTGCAATGGCGGATCTTAAAGTTACCAAACTGATGCCTCAACCAACAGCAGTGGCTTTGTGGTATGTGTATCACCAAGTGCAGCCTTTGGCTTCTTCTCATCAGGATATGGACAATGAAAGCGAGAAAGTTGCTCTTATTTTCAATATGGATGCAGGTTATTGTGATGTTGCTGTTATTGCgacagaaaaaagaaaaatccgaATAAAAGCCTTGACAGGAAGTACTATTGGTGGAGAAGATTTGCTTGGAAATATGATGTTTTATCACTTTCATGATTCTGAAAATATCTTCACGAGAGATGTTCGCTCAGAAACAGATATTATATCGATGGCTTCTCTTCGATGTGGAATGCAGGACTTGATTACTGATCTTTCGTCTGAAGAAAGTGTTAGGGTTGATCTAAATTCAGTAGATGGCATGGAGATACATAGGTATGTAACGCGGAAAGAGTTTGAGGATGTAAACAAAGAGGTGTTTGAGAAGTGTGAAAGTCTAATCATCAAATGCATGAAAGATGCAAAGATAAAAGCTGAGAATATAAATGATGTGATAATTGTAGGTGGTTGTTGTAATATACCAAAGGTGCAGAATCTTGTTAAAGAAATATGCAAAGTAAGCGAACTTTATACAGGTATCGATCCTTTACATGCTGTACTATCTGGTGCAGCATTTGCAGGAGCTCCTAAACATCCATCTGATAGCTTGGACTTGTTTACTTCTCAATTCACACTTTTTACCGTCAGAGTTCAATCTGGCAGCCATGGATTTGTACCTATTATTCCGAGGAACACATCGGTGCCAACATGGAGGGACATAGTTTTCAGAACTATTCAAGATAATCAAACTCAGGCATTGATTCTTGTCTACGAAGGTGACGATATTTTGGGACATATCGTAGCGCATGGAATACCTGAAGCACCAAGAGGAGTTCCTAAAGTCAAAATTTCAATCGCCATAGACCATACAAACAGGTTTACAGTTAATGGTTCTGTTGAGATGCCAGGATCTGAACCATCTGCAATTTCTGTTCATGGAATATGGATGGCAGAGACTAATGATGGACATGTTGGTTGGTGCGACGAGTTACTGATTAGAACATATGGTCATACATTTGGATACCCTCTTCAGTAA
- the LOC123887142 gene encoding B3 domain-containing protein At1g49475-like isoform X2 has translation MSFQHYPQFHRIILQDKNLRIPKKYVEKFWKGISNPIFLRFPNGVQQEIFWVKKSNSEIWFQKNWDQFAKSLKYGNLLTFKYIGGSCFKVKIFCANALEINYSNIKSIVDEEQVVEAAVEEAKEIVEVSDESEIYMQAQKTGNGKRKINMDLDSTQQKLSGSNRGGMVKKTKKCSTTAAAITMRDNNQNPFFDVIMTKTYADGKFLRIPKKFSREHLNNFQGIATLFVGEEMAMEVNIRSSIIGVGWKLFS, from the exons ATGTCATTTCAACATTATCCACAATTTCATAGGATAATATTGCAAGATAAGAACCTT AGGATTCCCAAGAAATATGTGGAGAAATTTTGGAAAGGAATATCGAACCCAATATTCCTTAGATTCCCAAATGGGGTTCAACAAGAAATATTTTGGGTGAAGAAAAGTAATAGTGAGATTTGGTTTCAAAAAAATTGGGACCAATTTGCAAAGTCTCTAAAATATGGAAATCTCTTAACTTTTAAATACATAGGTGGATCATGTTTTAAGGTTAAGATATTTTGTGCCAATGCTTTAGAAATAAACTATTCCAATATAAAATCCATAGTAGATGAAGAACAAGTTGTTGAAGCTGCAGTAGAAGAAGCTAAAGAAATTGTTGAAGTGAGTGATGAGAGTGAAATATACATGCAAGCTCAAAAGACAGGAAATGGCAAGAGAAAAATTAATATGGATTTAGATTCTACTCAACAAAAATTATCAG GTAGTAATAGAGGAGGCATGGTGAAGAAGACTAAAAAATGCTCAACAACTGCTGCGGCTATTACTATGAGAGACAATAATCAGAATCCCTTTTTTGATGTTATAATGACAAAAACTTATGCTGATGGCAAATTCTTG AGAATACCAAAGAAGTTTTCAAGAGAACACTTGAACAATTTTCAAGGAATTGCAACCCTATTTGTTGGTGAGGAAATGGCTATGGAAGTGAACATTAGGTCATCTATTATCGGTGTCGGTTGGAAgttatttagttaa
- the LOC123887144 gene encoding B3 domain-containing protein REM9-like, which translates to MTQREPLFFTIIIKRATNGPNPEKFLGYKEGISCDNNVVKRKDTGGSSSSCSKVHFFYGDRDVMKSNTFKVLVNGKIPFVPKEFMKKGCRQHDVVLKMGGKSWLVKVKSCKFDKGWSQFVKECKIEIGDTCLFELIDDKKFVFQVSIAGKNH; encoded by the exons ATGACTCAACGCGAACCACTTTTCttcactattattattaaacgAGCCACAAATGGACCAAATCCTGAGAAGTTCTtag GTTATAAAGAAGGGATCTCTTGTGATAATAATGTTGTAAAGAGGAAAGACACCGGAGGAAGTTCTAGTAGCTGTTCAaaagtacattttttttatg GAGATCGTGATGTGATGAAATctaacacattcaaggttttggtAAATGGCAAAATCCCG TTTGTACCAAAGGAGTTTATGAAAAAAGGATGTCGTCAACATGATGTGGTGTTGAAAATGGGGGGAAAGTCGTGGTTGGTAAAAGTAAAATCTTGCAAGTTCGATAAAGGTTGGAGTCAATTTGTGAAAGAATGCAAAATAGAGATTGGAGATACTTGTCTCTTTGAGTTGATTGATGACAAAAAATTTGTGTTTCAAGTTTCAATCGCTGGAAAAAATCATTGA
- the LOC123887142 gene encoding B3 domain-containing protein At1g49475-like isoform X1, with amino-acid sequence MSFQHYPQFHRIILQDKNLRIPKKYVEKFWKGISNPIFLRFPNGVQQEIFWVKKSNSEIWFQKNWDQFAKSLKYGNLLTFKYIGGSCFKVKIFCANALEINYSNIKSIVDEEQVVEAAVEEAKEIVEVSDESEIYMQAQKTGNGKRKINMDLDSTQQKLSGSNRGGMVKKTKKCSTTAAAITMRDNNQNPFFDVIMTKTYADGKFLRIPKKFSREHLNNFQGIATLFVGEEMAMEVNIRSSIIGVGWKLFS; translated from the exons ATGTCATTTCAACATTACCCACAATTTCATAGGATAATATTGCAAGATAAGAACCTT AGGATTCCCAAGAAATATGTGGAGAAATTTTGGAAAGGAATATCGAACCCAATATTCCTTAGATTCCCAAATGGGGTTCAACAAGAAATATTTTGGGTGAAGAAAAGTAATAGTGAGATTTGGTTTCAAAAAAATTGGGACCAATTTGCAAAGTCTCTAAAATATGGAAATCTCTTAACTTTTAAATACATAGGTGGATCATGTTTTAAGGTTAAGATATTTTGTGCCAATGCTTTAGAAATAAACTATTCCAATATAAAATCCATAGTAGATGAAGAACAAGTTGTTGAAGCTGCAGTAGAAGAAGCTAAAGAAATTGTTGAAGTGAGTGATGAGAGTGAAATATACATGCAAGCTCAAAAGACAGGAAATGGCAAGAGAAAAATTAATATGGATTTAGATTCTACTCAACAAAAATTATCAG GTAGTAATAGAGGAGGCATGGTGAAGAAGACTAAAAAATGCTCAACAACTGCTGCGGCTATTACTATGAGAGACAATAATCAGAATCCCTTTTTTGATGTTATAATGACAAAAACTTATGCTGATGGCAAATTCTTG AGAATACCAAAGAAGTTTTCAAGAGAACACTTGAACAATTTTCAAGGAATTGCAACCCTATTTGTTGGTGAGGAAATGGCTATGGAAGTGAACATTAGGTCATCTATTATCGGTGTCGGTTGGAAgttatttagttaa